CAGCGATGTGCCGATGTAGCTGAAATTCAAAAGATAAAATAAATTGTCCTTGGCTTGCCAGAGCACCACCGCAACGGTCTCAAAGATGAGCCAAAGTAAAATAGGAAAAACTGTCTTTTTCATGAAAAAACCTCAGATGCAGCATCACATATGTTCCCGCACGGGAAAACCGGACTTTCCGCAAGGCTTTCCTGATGATAGCAGCCTCGCAAAAAGTCCGGAAATCCGCCGCTTTTTGGCATTTATTTTTTTGACAGCAGACAGACCGCCTCCGCGCGGGTCAGGGAGCTGTCAGTCGTTACTTCTGCGTCACCTTGCCATTCTCATACAGCCACTTGGTGACATTGCCCTTGGAATCCGTCACACGGATATAGAACTTGGTAATTTCCGTGTCGCTGGTAAAGCTCGTGCCGGTGAGATAATGTTTTCCATCGTCGGAATACTCCACCTTATCAATATCCACGCCGGTACCGGTTGCGGTGATGCGTGCCTCCCACGTTGTGGTCGTCGGGCGGTTCCACCACCACCAGCCGCCACCGCCGGAGGTGCGCTTGGTTACGGTCGCGCTGACCGAAACGCTGGCATTGTCCGGATCCAGTGCGCCGCAAACCGTGCACGCACCGTTTTCATAGGTGCAGTCGCCGGTCTCGGTCGCGCCGCAGATCGTGCAGGTTCTTGTGTGCTTGCCATCTTCCGCAGGCGTCCACTTGCCGAAGCTGTGCTCCGTGGATTCCATTGCGTCATACAGCTTCACATCCGCGTTCGTGTCCGACTTGGAAATCGACAGGTCTGTTCCGTCACCGACGAGATACCAGTTGGTCACCTTGGTGCTCGGACGGCCCCACCAGCCCCAGCCGGAGCTTGTCTTTTCTTCCGTCTTCGTGTAGAACTTCGCGTCATACTTCCAAACATACGCCGTGTCACGCAGAACCAGCTTGCCGTTGTCAAAGGACAGGTACTTGCCGTCGGCATTCTGAATCGACCAGCCCGCCTTGTCATCTACCCACGCGAAGGTAAACGTGCCGTAGCTCTTGCCGTGGATGCGCATTTCGTGCGCGCCGTTGGAAATCTTCACTTCCTTGCCGCCCTTGCAGATCTTCGGCTTTTCCTTGCAGATGACATTTGCGTTCAGCAGCGGGGTATTTTCCTCGCCAATGTTCTTCTTCAGCGCATCCCAATCCTCCTGTGTGCCGCCGTAATATACGGTTGCCAGAGCTTCACAATCATAAAAAGCACGATCTCCAATGCTCGTCACACTCTTTGGAATGGTTACTTCCGTCAGGTTGTTGCAACCCTGAAAAGCACCCACTCCAATGCTCGTCACACCTTCCGGAATCGTCACTTCCGTCAGGCTGCTGCAATACGCAAAAGCAAATTCTCTAATGCTCGTCACACCTTCCGAAATCGTTGCTTCCGTCAGGCTGCTGCAACTATCAAAAGCACCATCTCCAATGCTCGTCACACTCTTTGGAATCGTCACTTCCGTCAGGCTTCTGTAATACGCAAAAGCATTATCTCCAATCTCCGTTACCGGCTTCCCGCCCAGCTCGGCGGGAATGTCCACCTTGCTGTCCGAGCCGAAGTAACGAACAAGGGTCGCCGCGTCATCCGAAGCTTGATAAACCATATCGCCGGACAGATTGCATTCGTATAGCCTAAAACAAGCCTCTCTTGGGTTTAACTCCTCATTACCTTTTTGGATAGCAATATTCGCCCATTCGTTCTCTGTGCCTTCATAACATATAAATCGAATCAAGTTCGAAGTTGCATTCTGGAAAGCATCCTCTCCAATTGCCTTGATGGTTTTCGGGATATAGATATTAACTATATTTTTATATCCTTCAAACGCCTTCTCGCCAATTGCCGTGACCGGCTTGCCGCCCAGCTCCGACGGGATGACAATGTTCTTCGCCGAACCGGTGTAGCCGGTAATCGTCGCTTCGTCACCCGTTACGGTGTACTCGAAGCCGTTGGACTCCTGAATGGCGCAGATGACATTTGCGCTCAGCAGCGGGTCATTATCACTGCCTATGTTCTTCTTCAGCGCATCCCAATCCTTCTGTGTGCCGCCGTAATATACGGTTGCCAAAGCTTCACACTCGGAAAAAGCAAAGGATTCAATGCTCGTCACACTCTTTGGAATCGTTACTTCCGTCAGGCTGCCGCAACTCTGAAAAGCACTCTCTCCAATGCTCGTCACACCTTCCGGAATGATTGCTTTTGTCAGGCTGCCGCAACTCCGAAAAGCAAACGCTCTAATGCTCGTCACACTCTTTGGAATCGTCACTTCCGGCAGGCTGCTGTAATACGCAAAAGCCCATTCTCCAATCTCCGTTACCGGCTTCCCGCCCAGCTCGGCGGGAATGTCCACCTTGCTGTCCGAGCCGAAGTAACGAACAAGGGTCGCCGCGTCATCCGAAGCCTGATAAACCATATCGCCGGACAGATTGCATTCGTATAGCCTAAACCAAGCCACATCGTCAAACTCTCTTGGGTTTAACTCCTCATTACCTTTTTGGATAGCAATATTCGCCCATTCGTTCTCTGTGCCTTCATAACATATAAATCGAATCAAGTTCGAAGTTGCATTCTGGAAAGCATCCTCTCCAATTGCCTTGATGGTTTTCGGGATATAGATATTAACCATATTTTTATATCCTTCAAACGCCTTATCCGCAATTGCCGTGACCGGCTTGCCGCCCAGCTCCGACGGGATGACAATGTTCTTCGCCGAACCAGTGTAGCCGGTAATCGTCGCTTCGTCACCCGTTACGGTGTATGCAAAGCCGTTGGACTCCTGAATGGCGCAGATGATATTTGCGTTCAGCAGCGGGGTATTTTCCTCGCCAATGTTCTTCTCCAGCGCATCCCAATCCTCCTGTGTGCCGCCGTAATATACGGTTGCCAAAGCTCCACAATCATAAAAAGCCATCTCTCCAATGCTCGTCACACTCTTTGGAATGGTTACTTCCGTCAGGCTGCTGCAAAAACCAAAAGCACCAACTCCAATCTCCGTTACCGGTTTACCGCCCAGCTCGGCGGGAATGTCCACCTTGCTGTCCGCGCCGAAGTAACGAACAAGAGTCGCCGCGTTATCCGAAGCCTGATAAACCATATCGCCGGACAGATTGCATTCGTATGGCCTAGCCGAAGGAGGATCACCCTCCAAATACTTTGGGTCTAACTGCTCATTACCTTTTTGGATAGCGATATTCGCCCATTCGTTCTTTGTGCCTTCATAACATATAAATCGAAACTCATCCGAAATAACTGTTCCCCAGAAAGCATCCTCTCCAATTTTCTTGATGGTTTTCGGGATATAGATATTCGGCGTTTTATATCCGTAAAACGCCTTATCCGCAATTGCCGTGACCGGCTTGCCGCCCAGCTCCGACGGGATGACAAGGTTCTTTGCCGAACCGGTGTAGCCGGTAATCGTCGCTTCGTCGCCCGTTACGGTGTATGCAAAGCCGTTGGACTCCTGAATGGCGCAGATAATTTCTGCCTTCAGCAGCGGGTCATTATCACTGCCAATCGAAATCTTACCCCAGTCTGTCTGCGAGCCGCCGTAATATACGGTTTTCAGAGCATCACAGTTGTAAAAAGCAGAATCTCCAATGCTCGTCACACTCTTTGGAATCGTCACTTT
The sequence above is a segment of the Butyricicoccus intestinisimiae genome. Coding sequences within it:
- a CDS encoding leucine-rich repeat domain-containing protein → MKKQVCSSLLALTMTLGTVTPALAAETETNVQSAACTCTAACTEETRNMDCAVCGAEGAPLTDCAQVNAQDDTNNEQQTANAENGFEYTVTGDEATITGYTGSAKSLVIPSELGGKPVTEIGRFAFAHCDSLTEVTIPEGVTSIGDSAFRNCSSLTKVTIPKSVTSIGDSAFYNCDALKTVYYGGSQTDWGKISIGSDNDPLLKAEIICAIQESNGFAYTVTGDEATITGYTGSAKNLVIPSELGGKPVTAIADKAFYGYKTPNIYIPKTIKKIGEDAFWGTVISDEFRFICYEGTKNEWANIAIQKGNEQLDPKYLEGDPPSARPYECNLSGDMVYQASDNAATLVRYFGADSKVDIPAELGGKPVTEIGVGAFGFCSSLTEVTIPKSVTSIGEMAFYDCGALATVYYGGTQEDWDALEKNIGEENTPLLNANIICAIQESNGFAYTVTGDEATITGYTGSAKNIVIPSELGGKPVTAIADKAFEGYKNMVNIYIPKTIKAIGEDAFQNATSNLIRFICYEGTENEWANIAIQKGNEELNPREFDDVAWFRLYECNLSGDMVYQASDDAATLVRYFGSDSKVDIPAELGGKPVTEIGEWAFAYYSSLPEVTIPKSVTSIRAFAFRSCGSLTKAIIPEGVTSIGESAFQSCGSLTEVTIPKSVTSIESFAFSECEALATVYYGGTQKDWDALKKNIGSDNDPLLSANVICAIQESNGFEYTVTGDEATITGYTGSAKNIVIPSELGGKPVTAIGEKAFEGYKNIVNIYIPKTIKAIGEDAFQNATSNLIRFICYEGTENEWANIAIQKGNEELNPREACFRLYECNLSGDMVYQASDDAATLVRYFGSDSKVDIPAELGGKPVTEIGDNAFAYYRSLTEVTIPKSVTSIGDGAFDSCSSLTEATISEGVTSIREFAFAYCSSLTEVTIPEGVTSIGVGAFQGCNNLTEVTIPKSVTSIGDRAFYDCEALATVYYGGTQEDWDALKKNIGEENTPLLNANVICKEKPKICKGGKEVKISNGAHEMRIHGKSYGTFTFAWVDDKAGWSIQNADGKYLSFDNGKLVLRDTAYVWKYDAKFYTKTEEKTSSGWGWWGRPSTKVTNWYLVGDGTDLSISKSDTNADVKLYDAMESTEHSFGKWTPAEDGKHTRTCTICGATETGDCTYENGACTVCGALDPDNASVSVSATVTKRTSGGGGWWWWNRPTTTTWEARITATGTGVDIDKVEYSDDGKHYLTGTSFTSDTEITKFYIRVTDSKGNVTKWLYENGKVTQK